One genomic window of Streptomyces sp. NBC_01276 includes the following:
- a CDS encoding GNAT family N-acetyltransferase encodes MIQGQSTGLRARLPEDVPVLHAELYDDVATRSRADTRPWAPIAAAGGHSPYEPGAPGGGEAFFSVVDRTSGELAGEALLWGIDTHNRNAHLGLSLRPAFRGRGFGAEVVQLLCFYGFTVRGLRRLQLETLADNAPMIAAARRAGFALEGTLRGSAWVMGEFLDEVILGLPAAEWKPADWQR; translated from the coding sequence GTGATCCAAGGACAATCGACCGGGCTGCGCGCCCGGCTCCCCGAAGACGTGCCCGTGCTCCACGCCGAGCTCTACGACGACGTCGCCACGCGCTCGCGCGCCGACACCCGGCCCTGGGCCCCGATCGCCGCCGCCGGCGGCCACTCCCCGTACGAGCCGGGGGCACCGGGCGGCGGCGAGGCCTTCTTCTCCGTGGTCGACCGGACCTCCGGCGAACTGGCCGGCGAGGCCCTGCTGTGGGGCATCGACACCCACAACCGCAACGCCCACCTCGGCCTGTCGCTGCGTCCCGCCTTCCGGGGCCGCGGCTTCGGCGCCGAGGTGGTCCAGCTGCTCTGCTTCTACGGGTTCACCGTGCGCGGGCTGCGCCGCCTCCAGCTGGAGACCCTCGCGGACAACGCCCCCATGATCGCCGCGGCCCGCCGGGCGGGCTTCGCCCTGGAGGGAACCCTGCGCGGATCGGCCTGGGTGATGGGGGAGTTCCTCGACGAGGTGATCCTCGGACTGCCGGCCGCCGAGTGGAAG